A single region of the Gemmatimonadota bacterium genome encodes:
- a CDS encoding TetR/AcrR family transcriptional regulator: MSYQREKILAAAVELYLQDGLDGFSMRKLAKQVGVTAPALYRHYDGKEHVLADVMREAHRAFMSYLYRAIEAPTPLERFSGAGERYLDFALEHPRWHAILCFGPEQLGMGELPADIEAMSSARHQFWIDRVRECMDAGILKDGDPTQTALTMWAHAHGLLQLYRHGHLRIEEMEFRALFEESGVRLLSGVATEAFAAELAERYIDTSASVEA; encoded by the coding sequence ATGTCATATCAGAGAGAGAAGATCCTGGCCGCTGCCGTCGAGCTCTACTTGCAGGATGGGCTTGACGGCTTTTCGATGCGGAAGCTCGCGAAGCAAGTCGGGGTGACGGCGCCTGCACTGTACCGGCACTACGACGGGAAGGAGCACGTGCTCGCGGACGTGATGCGCGAGGCTCACCGCGCCTTCATGTCATACCTCTATCGGGCGATTGAGGCTCCCACGCCGCTCGAGCGCTTCTCCGGCGCAGGCGAGCGCTACCTCGACTTCGCGCTCGAGCACCCGCGGTGGCACGCGATCCTGTGCTTTGGACCGGAACAGCTCGGCATGGGCGAGTTGCCCGCGGATATCGAGGCCATGAGTAGCGCCCGCCACCAATTCTGGATCGATCGCGTACGTGAGTGCATGGATGCCGGGATCCTGAAGGACGGGGACCCGACGCAGACGGCTCTGACGATGTGGGCGCACGCGCACGGGCTCCTGCAGCTATATCGCCACGGGCACTTGCGGATCGAGGAGATGGAATTCCGCGCACTTTTCGAGGAATCGGGTGTGCGCTTGTTGAGCGGGGTCGCGACGGAAGCCTTCGCCGCCGAGCTCGCCGAGCGGTACATCGACACTTCGGCCTCCGTCGAAGCCTGA
- a CDS encoding peptidylprolyl isomerase, whose protein sequence is MGDSPRIAFDTNRGRVLLELDTEQAPHAVQTITRLIREGRFNGVPFHRVIPNFVAQGGDVDGGTGRGGPGFQITSEFNQLPYVRGAIGLASAGKDTEGSQFFLAHTRLPHLDGGYTVFGWVVEGLGVMDSIVRGDQIVTASVLTRG, encoded by the coding sequence TCGATACCAACCGAGGCCGGGTGTTGCTGGAGCTGGATACCGAGCAGGCTCCGCACGCCGTGCAGACGATTACGCGCTTGATCCGCGAGGGACGCTTCAACGGCGTGCCGTTCCATCGCGTCATCCCGAACTTCGTAGCCCAGGGGGGAGACGTGGACGGAGGCACCGGCAGGGGTGGGCCCGGCTTCCAGATCACCAGCGAGTTCAACCAGTTGCCGTACGTGCGGGGCGCGATCGGCCTCGCGAGTGCCGGCAAGGACACCGAGGGCTCTCAGTTCTTCCTCGCCCATACGCGGCTTCCGCACCTCGACGGCGGGTATACCGTGTTCGGGTGGGTGGTCGAGGGGCTAGGCGTGATGGACAGCATCGTGCGAGGAGACCAAATCGTCACCGCCTCGGTGCTTACGCGTGGGTAG